In Zingiber officinale cultivar Zhangliang chromosome 6A, Zo_v1.1, whole genome shotgun sequence, a single genomic region encodes these proteins:
- the LOC121995251 gene encoding basic leucine zipper 4-like, whose amino-acid sequence MLVLDPALFDSPGPVRSPSGSCDPQSTDKQRRLRRKISNRESARRCRVRKRRHFEELQTESDRLTALNRDLENRAGFMSHRCFLFRRENHRLRAESAALVRRLSELRQLILLRHVSMAAPGGFAGLVYEQALASLMT is encoded by the coding sequence ATGCTGGTCCTCGACCCCGCCTTGTTCGACTCGCCGGGCCCGGTTCGCTCTCCCTCCGGCTCTTGTGATCCGCAGTCCACCGACAAGCAGCGCCGCCTCCGTCGCAAGATCTCCAACCGCGAGTCCGCCCGCCGCTGCCGCGTGCGCAAGCGCCGCCACTTCGAGGAGCTCCAGACCGAGTCGGACCGGCTCACGGCGCTGAACCGAGACCTTGAGAACCGGGCCGGGTTCATGTCCCATCGTTGCTTTTTATTCCGCCGCGAGAACCACCGGCTCCGGGCGGAGTCCGCCGCCCTCGTCCGGAGGCTCTCCGAGCTTCGCCAGCTAATCCTCCTCCGCCACGTGTCGATGGCGGCGCCCGGTGGGTTCGCCGGTCTGGTTTACGAACAAGCCTTGGCGTCGCTAATGAcgtga
- the LOC121994364 gene encoding uncharacterized protein LOC121994364 has translation MEKQSRPLIVAMKGHPGTGKSTLAAALAAALSCPLLDKDDVRDCTLSLQHALAATSSSSSSASAASLLNDLSYSVLWQVAATQLRLGLSVVIDSPLSRRAHLDHLIDLAHSSDSSVGAAGLVVIECRPSDADEWRRRIEARGAAATEAAGGGGEGWHKPATWEQLQELLEDYQGCTDYDVGRVPRLVVDTTSPEIGFKETVARVLEFINLF, from the coding sequence ATGGAGAAGCAATCTAGGCCGCTAATCGTGGCGATGAAGGGCCACCCAGGCACCGGAAAATCCACCCTCGCCGCTGCCCTCGCCGCCGCCCTCTCTTGCCCCCTCCTCGACAAGGACGACGTCCGAGACTGCACCCTTTCCCTGCAACACGCCCTAgccgccacctcctcctcctcctcctccgcctccgCCGCCTCCCTGCTCAACGATCTCTCCTACTCTGTCCTCTGGCAAGTGGCCGCCACCCAGCTCCGCCTCGGCCTCTCCGTCGTCATCGACTCACCGCTCTCCCGCCGGGCCCATCTTGACCATCTCATCGATCTGGCCCACAGCAGCGACTCCTCCGTCGGCGCCGCTGGGCTCGTCGTCATCGAGTGCCGGCCTTCGGACGCCGACGAGTGGCGCCGCCGGATAGAGGCTAGGGGAGCCGCAGCCACCGAGGCGGCGGGCGGCGGTGGGGAGGGATGGCATAAGCCGGCGACGTGGGAGCAGCTGCAGGAGCTGTTGGAGGACTACCAGGGGTGTACGGACTACGACGTCGGCCGCGTGCCGAGGCTCGTCGTCGACACCACCTCGCCGGAGATAGGATTCAAGGAAACGGTGGCAAGGGTGCTCGAGTTCATAAACCTCTTTTAG
- the LOC121994365 gene encoding CASP-like protein 1B1, with protein sequence MADKAMADENGKQTERETTLSRLFKSKMAAQLLISLRLAALVATSTAAGLMAFNKETITVTVAVVGTKPILQSFTAAFQQTPAFVYFVVVNAIASLYNLLAMLLGPYLKNRGRDVLVHLSDMAVFALVATGAAAAASMAELGKNGNKYARWNPICDRFEAFCIRGGVALVAAFVGAVLLLVMNAFTAISLMCKSVASNN encoded by the exons ATGGCGGATAAGGCAATGGCAGATGAGAACGGGAAGCAAACAGAGAGGGAGACCACACTGAGCCGTCTGTTCAAATCGAAAATGGCGGCTCAGTTACTAATCTCACTGAGATTGGCAGCTCTCGTAGCCACCTCCACGGCTGCAGGGCTCATGGCATTCAACAAGGAGACGATAACAGTGACAGTGGCCGTGGTGGGCACCAAGCCCATCCTCCAGTCCTTCACCGCGGCATTTCAGCAAACACCTGCCTTCGT ATACTTTGTGGTTGTTAATGCGATAGCGAGCTTGTATAACCTACTGGCGATGCTGCTCGGGCCGTACTTAAAGAACAGAGGACGTGATGTACTGGTGCATCTTTCAGACATG GCGGTGTTTGCTTTGGTGGCGACTGGAGCAGCAGCTGCAGCCTCCATGGCGGAGTTGGGGAAGAATGGGAACAAGTACGCGCGGTGGAATCCAATCTGCGACAGATTCGAGGCCTTTTGTATTCGTGGAGGGGTGGCTCTTGTTGCTGCCTTCGTCGGAGCTGTGCTGCTCTTGGTCATGAATGCTTTCACCGCCATTAGTTTGATGTGTAAGAGTGTGGCAAGCAACAATTAG
- the LOC121997833 gene encoding endoplasmic reticulum-Golgi intermediate compartment protein 3-like isoform X1 produces MGLKLQSLSAFPRAEEHLLEKTRSGAVVSIIGLIAIATLFTHELKYYLTTYTVHEMSVDVKRGETLPIHINMTFPSLPCDVLSVDAVDMSGKHEVDVHANMWKLRVNPEGLIIGTQYLTDLVEKEHSDHKHGENKEHNEGSSERKDEQSLNSQDEAMIKRVMNAMERSEGCRVFGNLDVQRVAGNFHISVHGLKRNAAQQIFSRGNNVNVSHVIHDFSFGPKYPGIHNPLDGTTRILLDTSGSVKYFVKIVPTEYRYLSKKVMPTNQFSVTEYYVQTKEHQRTWPAVFFFYDLSPITVTIKEETRSFLHFIARLCAVLGGTFALTGMLDRWIYRIVAAFTKSRTGNKRRQGKTAD; encoded by the exons ATGGGTTTGAAGCTCCAATCGTTGAGTGCATTTCCTCGTGCTGAAGAGCACCTTCTAGAAAAAACAAGATCTGGAGCTGTTG TTTCTATCATTGGCCTCATTGCAATTGCAACCTTGTTTACCCATGAACTTAAGTATTATCTTACTACTTATACTGTACATGAG ATGTCTGTTGATGTAAAGAGAGGAGAAACTCTTCCAATTCATATAAATATGACATTCCCTTCATTACCTTGTGATG TCTTAAGTGTGGATGCAGTAGACATGTCTGGCAAGCATGAGGTTGACGTCCATGCAAACATGTGGAAG CTTCGTGTGAATCCTGAGGGTCTAATTATTGGCACCCAGTATTTGACTGATCTTGTCGAAAAAGAACACTCGGATCACAAGCATG GTGAGAACAAAGAACATAATGAAGGTTCCTCTGAAAGGAAAGATGAACAGAGTTTGAATTCACAAGATGAAGCGATGATTAAAAGAGTTATGAATGCAATGGAAAGGAGTGAAGGATGCCGA GTGTTTGGGAATTTAGATGTCCAAAGGGTCGCTGGTAACTTCCATATATCAGTTCATGGATTAAAAAGAAATGCTGCTCAACAG ATTTTTAGTCGAGGCAACAATGTGAATGTCAGTCATGTCATTCATGATTTCTCATTTGGTCCAAAGTACCCCGGGATACACAATCCACTTGATGGAACTACTAGGATCCTACTCGATACAAGCGGCAGTGTCAAGTATTTCGTCAAG ATTGTTCCGACCGAATATAGGTATCTTTCAAAAAAAGTAATGCCTACGAATCAATTTTCCGTCACTGAGTATTATGTTCAAACGAAGGAGCACCAACGGACTTGGCCAG CTGTTTTCTTCTTCTATGATCTTTCACCTATCACCGTGACGATAAAGGAAGAGACTCGCAGTTTTCTGCATTTCATTGCTCGTCTTTGTGCAGTACTTGGTGGTACATTTGCTTTGACAG GAATGTTGGATAGGTGGATCTACAGAATCGTTGCAGCATTCACAAAATCGAGGACCGGAAACAAACGGAGACAGGGAAAAACAGCtgattga
- the LOC121997833 gene encoding endoplasmic reticulum-Golgi intermediate compartment protein 3-like isoform X2 — MYDVFIWKQRGGGGSWQMLFDVLSLYMSVDVKRGETLPIHINMTFPSLPCDVLSVDAVDMSGKHEVDVHANMWKLRVNPEGLIIGTQYLTDLVEKEHSDHKHGENKEHNEGSSERKDEQSLNSQDEAMIKRVMNAMERSEGCRVFGNLDVQRVAGNFHISVHGLKRNAAQQIFSRGNNVNVSHVIHDFSFGPKYPGIHNPLDGTTRILLDTSGSVKYFVKIVPTEYRYLSKKVMPTNQFSVTEYYVQTKEHQRTWPAVFFFYDLSPITVTIKEETRSFLHFIARLCAVLGGTFALTGMLDRWIYRIVAAFTKSRTGNKRRQGKTAD; from the exons ATGTATGATGTGTTTATATGGAAGCAAAGAGGAGGCGGAGGCTCTTGGCAAATGTTGTTTGATGTCTTGTCTCTCTAC ATGTCTGTTGATGTAAAGAGAGGAGAAACTCTTCCAATTCATATAAATATGACATTCCCTTCATTACCTTGTGATG TCTTAAGTGTGGATGCAGTAGACATGTCTGGCAAGCATGAGGTTGACGTCCATGCAAACATGTGGAAG CTTCGTGTGAATCCTGAGGGTCTAATTATTGGCACCCAGTATTTGACTGATCTTGTCGAAAAAGAACACTCGGATCACAAGCATG GTGAGAACAAAGAACATAATGAAGGTTCCTCTGAAAGGAAAGATGAACAGAGTTTGAATTCACAAGATGAAGCGATGATTAAAAGAGTTATGAATGCAATGGAAAGGAGTGAAGGATGCCGA GTGTTTGGGAATTTAGATGTCCAAAGGGTCGCTGGTAACTTCCATATATCAGTTCATGGATTAAAAAGAAATGCTGCTCAACAG ATTTTTAGTCGAGGCAACAATGTGAATGTCAGTCATGTCATTCATGATTTCTCATTTGGTCCAAAGTACCCCGGGATACACAATCCACTTGATGGAACTACTAGGATCCTACTCGATACAAGCGGCAGTGTCAAGTATTTCGTCAAG ATTGTTCCGACCGAATATAGGTATCTTTCAAAAAAAGTAATGCCTACGAATCAATTTTCCGTCACTGAGTATTATGTTCAAACGAAGGAGCACCAACGGACTTGGCCAG CTGTTTTCTTCTTCTATGATCTTTCACCTATCACCGTGACGATAAAGGAAGAGACTCGCAGTTTTCTGCATTTCATTGCTCGTCTTTGTGCAGTACTTGGTGGTACATTTGCTTTGACAG GAATGTTGGATAGGTGGATCTACAGAATCGTTGCAGCATTCACAAAATCGAGGACCGGAAACAAACGGAGACAGGGAAAAACAGCtgattga
- the LOC121997833 gene encoding endoplasmic reticulum-Golgi intermediate compartment protein 3-like isoform X3 yields the protein MSVDVKRGETLPIHINMTFPSLPCDVLSVDAVDMSGKHEVDVHANMWKLRVNPEGLIIGTQYLTDLVEKEHSDHKHGENKEHNEGSSERKDEQSLNSQDEAMIKRVMNAMERSEGCRVFGNLDVQRVAGNFHISVHGLKRNAAQQIFSRGNNVNVSHVIHDFSFGPKYPGIHNPLDGTTRILLDTSGSVKYFVKIVPTEYRYLSKKVMPTNQFSVTEYYVQTKEHQRTWPAVFFFYDLSPITVTIKEETRSFLHFIARLCAVLGGTFALTGMLDRWIYRIVAAFTKSRTGNKRRQGKTAD from the exons ATGTCTGTTGATGTAAAGAGAGGAGAAACTCTTCCAATTCATATAAATATGACATTCCCTTCATTACCTTGTGATG TCTTAAGTGTGGATGCAGTAGACATGTCTGGCAAGCATGAGGTTGACGTCCATGCAAACATGTGGAAG CTTCGTGTGAATCCTGAGGGTCTAATTATTGGCACCCAGTATTTGACTGATCTTGTCGAAAAAGAACACTCGGATCACAAGCATG GTGAGAACAAAGAACATAATGAAGGTTCCTCTGAAAGGAAAGATGAACAGAGTTTGAATTCACAAGATGAAGCGATGATTAAAAGAGTTATGAATGCAATGGAAAGGAGTGAAGGATGCCGA GTGTTTGGGAATTTAGATGTCCAAAGGGTCGCTGGTAACTTCCATATATCAGTTCATGGATTAAAAAGAAATGCTGCTCAACAG ATTTTTAGTCGAGGCAACAATGTGAATGTCAGTCATGTCATTCATGATTTCTCATTTGGTCCAAAGTACCCCGGGATACACAATCCACTTGATGGAACTACTAGGATCCTACTCGATACAAGCGGCAGTGTCAAGTATTTCGTCAAG ATTGTTCCGACCGAATATAGGTATCTTTCAAAAAAAGTAATGCCTACGAATCAATTTTCCGTCACTGAGTATTATGTTCAAACGAAGGAGCACCAACGGACTTGGCCAG CTGTTTTCTTCTTCTATGATCTTTCACCTATCACCGTGACGATAAAGGAAGAGACTCGCAGTTTTCTGCATTTCATTGCTCGTCTTTGTGCAGTACTTGGTGGTACATTTGCTTTGACAG GAATGTTGGATAGGTGGATCTACAGAATCGTTGCAGCATTCACAAAATCGAGGACCGGAAACAAACGGAGACAGGGAAAAACAGCtgattga